A genome region from Mycobacterium florentinum includes the following:
- a CDS encoding SDR family NAD(P)-dependent oxidoreductase, producing the protein MEINGKKAVVIGGASGMGRATAELFAERGADVAIFDREGSDGKAVAEGIGGAFYPVDVTDFTGTEEILQTAVDKLGGLHVVVTTAGGGIAKRTLTKSGPHDLESFQSVIDLNLIATFNISRLAAAHMAKNEPEDEERGVIINTASIAAFEGQIGQVAYTAAKAAIAGMCLTMARDLGSMGIRALAIAPSLFLTGLTSMVPDEMAATLTRDAAFPKRMGRPEEYAKLALAIVDNPMLNGQCLRLDAGQRFAPK; encoded by the coding sequence ATGGAGATCAATGGGAAGAAGGCCGTCGTCATCGGCGGCGCGTCGGGGATGGGTCGTGCCACGGCCGAACTGTTCGCCGAGCGCGGGGCGGATGTCGCCATCTTCGACCGCGAGGGTTCCGACGGCAAAGCGGTTGCCGAGGGTATCGGCGGCGCGTTCTACCCGGTCGACGTCACCGACTTCACTGGCACCGAGGAGATCTTGCAGACCGCGGTCGACAAGCTGGGCGGCCTGCACGTCGTGGTCACCACTGCCGGTGGCGGCATCGCGAAGCGCACGCTGACCAAGTCGGGCCCCCACGACCTCGAATCCTTCCAATCGGTCATCGATCTCAACCTGATCGCCACCTTCAACATCAGCAGGCTCGCCGCCGCGCACATGGCCAAGAACGAGCCCGAAGACGAAGAGCGCGGCGTCATCATCAACACCGCTTCGATCGCCGCCTTCGAAGGCCAGATCGGACAGGTCGCCTACACCGCCGCCAAGGCGGCGATCGCGGGCATGTGTCTGACGATGGCCCGCGACCTGGGATCGATGGGGATCCGCGCGCTGGCAATCGCCCCGAGCCTGTTCCTCACCGGGCTGACCTCGATGGTTCCCGACGAGATGGCGGCGACGCTGACGCGCGACGCGGCCTTCCCCAAGCGGATGGGCCGGCCCGAGGAATACGCGAAGCTGGCGTTGGCGATCGTCGACAACCCGATGCTCAACGGCCAGTGCCTGCGGCTGGACGCCGGACAGCGCTTCGCGCCCAAGTAG
- a CDS encoding ATP-dependent DNA ligase: MLLLEVVATSADVGATSSRLTKVARIADLLTRAAPVPEVVAIVVSWLSGELPQRQIGVGWASLRSRPPAAAEPRLTVTGVHATFTEIGAVAGKGSQARRAGLLATLFAAATESEQTFLVRLLSGELRQGALSGIMADAVAKAADIPPAAVQRAAMLGGDLPSAAAAALSGGTVALQAFTLRVGRPVGPMLAQTATTVADALERHGGATIFEAKLDGARVQIHRAGDVVTVYTRSLDDVTARLPEVVEATLALPVTDLIADGEAIALRPDNRPHRFQVTASRFGRSVDVAAAQAAQPLSVFFFDVLHRDGADLLDAPTTERLAALDALVPASQRVDRLATSDPDAAAAFLEATLAAGHEGVMAKAPGAPYLAGRRGAGWLKVKPVHTLDLVVLAVEWGSGRRTGKLSNIHLGARDPTTGEFIMVGKTFKGMTDAMLDWQTTRFTELAVGSMDGYVVELRPEQVVEIALDGVQKSTRYPGGLALRFARVVRYRDDKSPAEADTIDNVRALY; the protein is encoded by the coding sequence GTGCTCCTTCTCGAGGTGGTAGCGACGTCGGCTGACGTCGGCGCCACGTCGTCCCGGCTGACCAAGGTCGCGCGCATCGCCGACCTGCTGACCCGCGCCGCACCCGTCCCCGAAGTGGTCGCGATCGTCGTGTCCTGGCTCTCCGGCGAGCTCCCGCAACGTCAGATCGGCGTGGGCTGGGCGTCCTTGCGGTCGCGCCCACCCGCGGCCGCCGAGCCGAGGCTCACCGTTACCGGCGTGCACGCCACCTTCACCGAGATCGGTGCCGTCGCGGGCAAGGGATCGCAGGCGCGCCGCGCCGGCCTGCTCGCGACATTGTTCGCCGCCGCAACCGAATCCGAGCAGACGTTCCTGGTCCGGCTGCTGTCCGGCGAACTGCGCCAGGGAGCCCTTTCCGGGATCATGGCCGACGCGGTGGCCAAGGCCGCCGACATCCCGCCCGCCGCTGTCCAGCGCGCGGCGATGCTGGGCGGCGATCTGCCCTCGGCGGCAGCCGCCGCCCTGTCCGGTGGCACGGTCGCGCTGCAGGCGTTCACCCTGCGGGTGGGCCGGCCGGTCGGACCGATGCTGGCGCAGACCGCGACCACCGTGGCCGACGCGCTCGAACGCCACGGCGGTGCAACGATTTTCGAGGCAAAGCTGGACGGTGCGCGGGTGCAGATCCACCGCGCCGGAGACGTGGTCACCGTTTACACCCGAAGCCTGGACGACGTCACCGCCCGGCTGCCCGAGGTGGTGGAGGCGACGCTGGCGCTGCCCGTCACCGACCTCATCGCCGACGGCGAGGCGATCGCGCTGCGGCCCGACAACCGGCCGCACCGCTTCCAGGTCACCGCATCCCGGTTCGGCCGATCGGTGGACGTGGCTGCGGCCCAAGCGGCGCAACCGCTTTCGGTGTTCTTCTTCGATGTCCTGCACCGCGACGGCGCCGACCTGCTCGACGCACCGACCACCGAGCGGCTGGCCGCGCTGGACGCGCTGGTGCCGGCCTCCCAGCGGGTGGACCGGTTGGCCACCTCCGATCCCGATGCCGCCGCGGCGTTCCTGGAGGCGACGCTGGCCGCCGGTCACGAAGGGGTGATGGCAAAGGCCCCCGGCGCGCCCTACCTTGCCGGCCGTCGCGGCGCGGGCTGGCTCAAGGTCAAGCCGGTGCACACGCTCGACCTGGTGGTGCTCGCCGTCGAATGGGGTTCGGGACGCCGCACCGGCAAACTGTCCAATATCCATTTGGGCGCCCGTGACCCGACAACGGGCGAATTCATCATGGTGGGAAAGACTTTCAAGGGCATGACCGATGCCATGCTGGACTGGCAAACGACGCGGTTCACCGAACTCGCCGTCGGATCGATGGATGGCTACGTGGTCGAGTTGCGGCCCGAGCAGGTCGTAGAGATCGCGCTCGACGGCGTGCAGAAATCGACCCGGTACCCGGGCGGTCTGGCGCTGCGGTTCGCCCGGGTCGTGCGCTACCGCGACGACAAGAGTCCGGCCGAGGCCGACACCATCGACAACGTCCGTGCGCTGTATTGA
- a CDS encoding carbon starvation CstA family protein, producing the protein MTVTVHDRDVSYIRTDDDLPPVAIIDRSPISLRHKIVFGIIAVIGAVTWAIIAFVRGEPVNAVWIVIAAICTYILGFRFYARLIEMKVVRPRDDHATPAEIFDDGADYVPTDRRVLFGHHFAAIAGAGPLVGPVLATQMGYLPCSIWIIVGAVFAGAVQDYMVLWISTRRRGRSLGQMARDELGNIGGASAIVGILVIMLMIIAVLALVVVRGLAQSPWGVFSIAMTIPIAIFMGCYLRFLRPGRVGEVSLIGFVLLMAAVASGNWVSETSWGASWFTLSAVTVSWLITIYGFVASVLPVWLLLAPRDYLSTFMKVGAIALLAVGIFIAHPLLQAPPVSRFAFSGDGPVFPGALFPFLFITIACGALSGFHALISSGTTPKLLEKESQMRFIGYGGMLTESFVAVMALISASILDQHVYFALNAPAAQTGGTAATAAHYVNGLGLSGAPATADQLNQAAAGVGEKSIVSRTGGAPTLAVGMSEILYRVFGGAGLKAFWYHFAIMFEALFILTAVDAGTRVARFMLSDALGNLGGPLAKLQNPSWRPGVWGCSLAVCAGWGGILLMGVTDPLGGINTLFPLFGIANQLLAAIALTVITVIVIKKGLLRWAWIPGVPLLWDLTVTLTASWQKIFSADPAIGYWSQHAQYSAARDAGKTAFGSAKNVHQLDEVIRNTFVQGTLSILFAVVVVIVLVAGIIVSLKVIRGGGRPLTEDDPIPSKVFAPAGLIATAAEREVQRQWEAPRAALPDERHAGQR; encoded by the coding sequence TTGACCGTGACTGTGCACGACAGAGATGTCAGCTACATCCGCACCGATGACGACCTGCCGCCCGTCGCCATCATCGACCGCTCCCCCATCAGCCTCCGGCACAAGATCGTCTTCGGGATCATCGCGGTGATCGGTGCCGTCACCTGGGCGATCATCGCGTTCGTTCGCGGGGAACCGGTGAACGCGGTCTGGATCGTGATCGCCGCGATCTGCACCTACATCCTCGGCTTCCGGTTCTATGCGCGGTTGATCGAGATGAAGGTCGTCCGCCCACGCGACGACCACGCCACGCCCGCCGAGATTTTCGACGACGGCGCCGACTACGTGCCGACCGACCGCCGCGTGCTGTTCGGCCACCATTTCGCGGCGATCGCCGGCGCGGGACCGCTCGTCGGGCCGGTGCTGGCCACCCAGATGGGCTACTTGCCGTGCAGCATCTGGATCATCGTCGGCGCGGTTTTCGCCGGCGCCGTCCAGGACTACATGGTGCTGTGGATCTCCACCCGGCGCCGGGGCCGATCGCTGGGCCAGATGGCCCGCGACGAGCTGGGCAACATCGGCGGCGCCTCGGCGATCGTCGGCATCCTCGTGATCATGCTGATGATCATCGCGGTGCTGGCACTGGTGGTGGTGCGTGGTCTGGCCCAGAGCCCGTGGGGCGTGTTCTCCATCGCGATGACCATCCCGATCGCTATCTTCATGGGCTGCTACCTGCGGTTCCTGCGACCCGGGCGGGTGGGCGAGGTATCACTGATCGGCTTCGTGTTGCTGATGGCCGCCGTCGCGTCGGGCAATTGGGTCAGCGAAACCTCTTGGGGCGCATCATGGTTCACCCTGTCCGCGGTGACGGTCTCCTGGCTGATCACCATCTATGGCTTCGTGGCGTCGGTGCTGCCGGTGTGGTTGTTGCTTGCGCCGCGCGACTACCTGTCGACGTTCATGAAGGTCGGCGCCATCGCCTTGCTGGCGGTGGGCATCTTTATCGCGCACCCGCTCTTGCAGGCGCCCCCGGTCTCGCGGTTCGCCTTCAGCGGCGACGGCCCGGTGTTCCCCGGGGCGCTGTTCCCGTTCCTGTTCATCACCATCGCGTGCGGCGCACTGTCCGGTTTTCACGCACTGATCTCGTCGGGCACGACACCGAAGCTGCTGGAAAAGGAAAGCCAGATGCGTTTCATCGGCTACGGCGGCATGCTCACCGAATCGTTCGTCGCCGTGATGGCGTTGATCAGCGCGTCGATCCTGGACCAGCACGTGTACTTCGCCCTCAACGCCCCCGCCGCACAGACCGGCGGCACCGCGGCCACGGCGGCGCATTACGTCAACGGACTCGGCCTGTCCGGAGCTCCGGCGACCGCGGACCAGCTCAATCAGGCCGCCGCGGGTGTGGGCGAAAAGTCGATCGTGTCGCGCACGGGCGGAGCTCCCACGCTCGCGGTCGGCATGTCCGAGATCCTCTACCGCGTGTTCGGCGGCGCGGGTCTCAAGGCGTTCTGGTATCACTTCGCGATCATGTTCGAGGCGCTGTTCATTCTGACCGCCGTCGATGCGGGCACCCGGGTCGCGCGTTTCATGCTGTCTGACGCACTAGGCAACCTGGGTGGTCCGCTGGCCAAGCTGCAGAACCCGAGCTGGCGCCCGGGCGTGTGGGGTTGCAGCCTGGCCGTCTGCGCGGGCTGGGGCGGCATCCTGCTGATGGGCGTGACCGATCCGCTCGGCGGCATCAACACGCTGTTCCCGCTGTTCGGCATCGCCAACCAGCTGCTCGCGGCGATCGCGCTGACCGTGATCACGGTGATCGTCATCAAGAAGGGCCTGCTGAGGTGGGCGTGGATTCCGGGCGTCCCGCTGCTGTGGGATCTGACGGTCACGCTGACCGCGTCGTGGCAGAAGATCTTCTCCGCCGATCCGGCGATCGGCTACTGGTCACAGCACGCGCAGTATTCGGCCGCCAGGGATGCGGGTAAGACGGCCTTCGGGTCGGCCAAGAATGTCCACCAGCTCGACGAAGTCATCAGGAACACCTTCGTCCAGGGCACGCTGTCGATACTTTTCGCGGTCGTGGTGGTCATCGTGCTGGTCGCCGGAATTATCGTCTCGCTGAAGGTAATTCGCGGTGGCGGTAGGCCGTTAACCGAGGATGACCCGATACCGTCGAAGGTGTTCGCGCCCGCGGGCCTGATCGCCACCGCCGCCGAGCGGGAGGTGCAACGGCAGTGGGAGGCGCCCCGGGCAGCGCTGCCCGACGAACGCCACGCCGGACAACGCTAG
- a CDS encoding Hsp70 family protein: MRVGIDFGTTHTVVALVDRGNYPVVSFDGVDAWPSLIAANADGELRFGVDAAAVRHDPRWSVLRSIKRLLGDAGPQTEVTLAGRSYRLTELLTRFLAQLKSDLLQRSNGSLTPGDTIEAAISVPANASSAQRLLTLDAFVAAGFHVVALLNEPSAASLEYAHRYRSTITAKREYVLIYDLGGGTFDASLLKMTGYSNEVVISEGIQQLGGDDFDEAIVRLVVDGAKLRDVGAGALALLREECAVRKEAVGPQTRRFLVDMTGIEDAVDRPPFSCGIDDVYSACAPLVTPTIDLLNRILHGGSTDVAWSEVAGIYVVGGAGGFPLISRMLRASFGDKRVKRSPHPFAATAIGLAVFLDKESGFALSERFSRHFGVFREAEAGAGVVFDPIVGKDVSLPADGDTPLVVRRTYRAAHNIGHFRFVECSRLVNGRPDGDVTPYDPVLFPFDPALYDRDDLGRQPVGRWTDGPDVEERYVVAPSGAVEVTLTTQPGGFMRTFRLERAAG; encoded by the coding sequence ATGAGAGTCGGTATCGACTTCGGCACCACCCACACTGTCGTCGCGCTTGTCGACCGGGGTAACTACCCGGTCGTCTCGTTCGACGGCGTCGATGCCTGGCCTTCGCTGATCGCCGCCAATGCGGACGGGGAGCTGCGCTTCGGCGTGGACGCCGCCGCCGTGCGCCACGATCCACGGTGGTCGGTGCTGCGATCGATCAAACGCCTGCTGGGCGACGCCGGACCACAAACCGAGGTGACGCTGGCCGGCCGCAGCTACCGGTTGACCGAACTGCTCACCAGATTTCTGGCTCAGCTGAAAAGTGATCTGCTGCAGCGCTCGAACGGCAGCCTGACGCCGGGTGACACCATCGAGGCGGCCATCAGCGTGCCCGCCAACGCCTCCAGCGCCCAGCGCCTGTTGACGCTGGATGCGTTCGTGGCGGCGGGTTTTCACGTCGTCGCGCTGCTCAACGAGCCGTCCGCCGCGAGCCTGGAATACGCCCACCGATACCGCTCCACCATCACCGCCAAACGCGAATACGTCCTGATCTACGACCTCGGCGGCGGCACCTTCGACGCGTCGCTGCTCAAGATGACCGGATATTCGAACGAGGTGGTGATCAGCGAGGGCATCCAGCAGCTGGGCGGTGACGATTTCGACGAGGCGATTGTGCGGCTCGTCGTCGACGGCGCGAAACTGCGCGACGTGGGCGCCGGCGCTCTCGCCCTGCTTCGCGAGGAGTGCGCGGTGCGCAAGGAGGCCGTCGGGCCACAGACGCGCCGCTTCCTGGTGGACATGACGGGGATCGAGGACGCGGTCGATCGGCCGCCGTTTTCGTGCGGCATCGACGACGTCTACTCGGCGTGCGCGCCGCTGGTTACGCCCACGATCGACCTGCTCAACCGCATCCTGCACGGCGGCAGCACGGACGTGGCGTGGTCGGAGGTCGCCGGCATCTACGTGGTGGGCGGGGCCGGCGGGTTTCCGCTCATCTCGCGGATGCTGCGCGCCTCCTTCGGTGACAAGCGGGTCAAACGCTCACCGCACCCGTTTGCCGCCACCGCTATCGGCCTGGCCGTGTTCCTTGACAAAGAGTCCGGTTTCGCGTTGTCCGAACGCTTTTCGCGACACTTCGGCGTTTTCCGCGAGGCCGAGGCCGGCGCCGGCGTCGTCTTCGATCCGATCGTGGGCAAGGACGTCTCGCTGCCCGCCGACGGCGATACCCCGCTCGTGGTTCGACGGACATATCGGGCGGCGCACAACATCGGGCACTTCCGCTTCGTGGAGTGCAGTCGCCTGGTCAACGGCCGCCCCGACGGGGACGTGACCCCCTACGATCCGGTTCTCTTCCCCTTCGACCCCGCGCTCTACGACCGCGACGACCTCGGACGCCAGCCGGTTGGCCGGTGGACGGACGGGCCGGACGTCGAGGAGCGCTACGTCGTCGCGCCCAGCGGCGCCGTCGAGGTGACGCTCACGACGCAACCGGGCGGTTTCATGCGGACCTTCCGCCTGGAGCGCGCCGCCGGGTAG
- a CDS encoding oxidoreductase, which yields MPTWLITGCSTGLGRALAEAVIEAGHDAVVTARDAAKVADLADIAPDRVLPVALDVTKPDQIDSAVQQAQQRFGGVDVLVNNAGYGYRAAVEEGDGAEVRTLFETHFFGAVAMIKAVLPGMRARRSGAIVNISSIGAQLTPVGSGYYAAAKAALEGMSGALRGELAPLGISVTVVEPGAFRTDFAGRSLVQSTTVIDDYAATAGQRRKENDTMDGNQAGDPAKAGAAIVTAVESGEPPAFLLLGPDALAFYRYTADARASEIAKWEQLTSGTNFD from the coding sequence ATGCCCACCTGGCTCATCACCGGCTGCTCGACCGGACTCGGCCGAGCGCTCGCCGAAGCTGTCATCGAGGCCGGACACGATGCCGTCGTCACCGCACGCGACGCCGCCAAGGTCGCCGATCTCGCGGACATCGCGCCCGATCGGGTGCTGCCCGTCGCGCTCGACGTCACCAAGCCCGACCAGATCGACTCGGCCGTACAGCAGGCGCAGCAGCGGTTCGGCGGGGTCGACGTGCTGGTCAACAACGCCGGCTACGGATATCGCGCCGCGGTCGAGGAAGGCGACGGCGCCGAAGTCCGCACCCTGTTCGAGACGCACTTCTTTGGCGCGGTCGCGATGATCAAGGCCGTCCTACCCGGCATGCGGGCCCGCCGCAGCGGCGCGATCGTGAACATCTCCTCGATCGGTGCGCAATTGACACCGGTGGGCTCGGGCTACTACGCCGCCGCGAAGGCAGCGCTCGAGGGCATGAGCGGCGCACTGCGCGGCGAGTTGGCACCGCTCGGCATTTCGGTGACAGTCGTTGAGCCGGGTGCGTTTCGCACCGACTTCGCCGGACGCTCGCTCGTCCAGTCGACCACCGTCATCGACGACTACGCCGCAACCGCGGGACAACGTCGCAAGGAAAACGACACCATGGACGGCAACCAGGCCGGCGACCCCGCCAAGGCCGGCGCCGCGATCGTCACCGCCGTCGAATCGGGCGAGCCGCCGGCATTCCTGCTGCTGGGTCCCGACGCGCTCGCGTTCTATCGCTACACCGCGGACGCCCGTGCGAGCGAGATCGCGAAATGGGAACAGCTGACCAGCGGCACGAACTTCGACTGA
- a CDS encoding AMP-binding protein, translating into MNFVSPFPDVVIPDTGVYEYVFGDLGEADIDRVALVEAATGTELSYRALVAQIQSFACELAQRGIGVGDVVALLSPNSAAFAAALHGILRAGATATPINVLSTVDEIACQLRDSGARLLIAAPRFREQAEEAANAAGLSSDNVLLLDIDALVNPSGSAGPEIAFDPATHVAVLPFSSGTTGKPKGVMLTHRNLVANVAQLHPVSGVVPDETLIAVVPFFHSYGLTGLLCAAMRNRARLVVMPAFDLAAFLAHIQNYRVTQAYIAPPVAVALAKDPMVDSFDLSSLHTLTSAAAPLDEELAKAVTERLGCRVVQAYGMTELSPASHVIPLEGRHPEGVEAPISSCGWTVPNSESKLVDIETGDEIPVPSSGLSEPGELCFRGPNVMAGYLGNAAATAEIIDADGFLHTGDLARVDAAGCVYIVDRLKELIKYKGYQVAPAELEALLLTHPGIADVAVVGVTHNVSGEEIPKAFVVRQSGVALSKGEVIDFVAGKVAPYKKIRQVEFVEKIPKSPTGKILRRDLRARQS; encoded by the coding sequence ATGAATTTCGTAAGCCCGTTTCCCGACGTTGTCATTCCGGACACAGGTGTGTACGAGTACGTCTTCGGCGACCTCGGCGAGGCCGACATCGATCGCGTTGCCCTTGTCGAGGCCGCGACCGGGACCGAGCTGAGCTACCGCGCGCTGGTCGCCCAGATCCAGTCCTTCGCTTGCGAGTTGGCTCAACGTGGCATCGGTGTCGGCGATGTGGTGGCGCTGCTGTCGCCGAACAGCGCGGCGTTCGCGGCCGCGTTGCACGGAATCCTGCGGGCGGGCGCGACGGCCACGCCGATCAACGTCTTGTCCACCGTGGACGAGATCGCATGTCAATTGCGAGATTCCGGTGCACGACTGCTGATCGCAGCACCACGATTCCGTGAGCAGGCCGAGGAGGCGGCTAACGCGGCGGGCCTATCGAGTGACAACGTGCTGCTGCTCGATATTGACGCCCTTGTAAATCCAAGTGGCAGTGCAGGTCCGGAGATCGCCTTCGATCCTGCGACGCATGTGGCCGTGCTTCCCTTCAGCTCGGGGACCACCGGGAAACCCAAGGGCGTGATGCTGACCCATCGCAACCTCGTCGCCAACGTAGCCCAATTGCACCCAGTGTCAGGCGTGGTTCCCGATGAGACACTGATCGCGGTGGTTCCTTTCTTTCACAGCTACGGGTTGACCGGGCTTTTGTGTGCCGCGATGCGAAACCGGGCGCGGCTCGTCGTCATGCCCGCCTTCGACCTGGCCGCGTTTTTGGCCCACATCCAGAACTACCGTGTCACACAGGCTTACATCGCACCGCCGGTGGCCGTCGCGTTGGCCAAGGACCCGATGGTCGATTCGTTTGACCTGTCTTCCCTGCATACCCTCACGTCGGCGGCCGCGCCCCTGGACGAGGAACTGGCCAAGGCGGTCACGGAACGGCTCGGATGCCGCGTCGTGCAGGCATACGGGATGACCGAACTAAGCCCGGCCAGCCACGTGATTCCGCTGGAAGGCCGGCACCCCGAGGGCGTGGAAGCTCCGATCAGCTCGTGCGGGTGGACCGTTCCGAACTCGGAGAGCAAGCTCGTCGACATCGAGACCGGGGACGAAATACCCGTTCCCTCTTCGGGCTTGAGCGAGCCGGGTGAACTGTGCTTCCGCGGCCCCAATGTGATGGCGGGCTATCTGGGAAACGCTGCCGCGACCGCGGAGATCATCGACGCGGACGGATTTCTGCATACCGGTGATCTGGCGCGGGTGGACGCCGCCGGCTGCGTGTACATCGTTGACCGGCTCAAGGAGCTCATCAAGTACAAGGGTTATCAGGTCGCGCCGGCCGAACTCGAGGCGCTCCTGTTGACCCACCCAGGCATCGCTGACGTCGCGGTTGTCGGTGTGACCCACAACGTTTCGGGTGAAGAGATCCCGAAGGCCTTTGTGGTAAGGCAAAGTGGCGTGGCGCTTTCGAAAGGTGAGGTCATTGACTTCGTCGCGGGAAAAGTGGCTCCTTACAAAAAGATTCGTCAGGTAGAGTTCGTCGAGAAGATCCCGAAATCGCCGACGGGCAAAATTCTTCGTAGGGATCTGCGAGCACGCCAATCATGA
- a CDS encoding alpha/beta fold hydrolase, whose product MSTFVLVHGAWHDGSSWDRVIERLNAKGHKAFAPAIAGHGPNADRSVTHAEATRSIVDFVLDNGLSDIVLVGHSFGGTIICKAVEAIPEHVSRLVFVSGFVLNDGECLLDNIPPEDRAMLTQLASESADDTVTMPFEYWRQRFVNGTELATACWTYDRLSPQPFRPFCEPLDLEKFYALDTPKSYVVCTEDITLPPGEWGWHPRMSGRLGMYRLVQMPGNHEVIFTDPIGLADKIIEAGRD is encoded by the coding sequence ATGTCGACGTTTGTCTTAGTGCACGGGGCGTGGCATGACGGTTCGTCGTGGGATCGTGTCATCGAGCGTTTGAATGCCAAAGGGCACAAAGCGTTTGCTCCGGCGATCGCCGGTCATGGGCCGAATGCGGACAGATCGGTGACCCACGCGGAGGCGACCCGATCGATCGTGGATTTCGTTCTCGACAACGGGCTGAGCGATATCGTACTGGTCGGCCACAGTTTCGGTGGCACCATCATCTGCAAGGCGGTCGAGGCCATTCCGGAGCACGTCAGTCGCCTGGTGTTCGTGAGCGGGTTTGTGCTCAATGACGGCGAATGTCTGCTCGACAATATTCCGCCCGAAGACCGAGCGATGCTGACTCAGTTGGCCTCGGAGTCGGCAGACGACACGGTGACGATGCCGTTTGAGTATTGGCGGCAGAGATTCGTAAACGGTACGGAGTTGGCGACGGCATGCTGGACCTACGATCGGCTATCGCCCCAGCCCTTCCGGCCGTTCTGCGAACCCCTGGACTTGGAGAAGTTCTACGCGCTCGACACGCCGAAAAGCTACGTCGTGTGTACCGAGGACATAACGCTGCCGCCCGGTGAGTGGGGCTGGCATCCCCGCATGTCCGGCCGGCTCGGGATGTACCGGCTCGTCCAGATGCCGGGAAATCACGAAGTCATCTTCACCGATCCAATTGGTTTGGCCGACAAGATCATCGAAGCCGGTCGCGACTGA
- a CDS encoding acyl-CoA dehydrogenase family protein, which translates to MTTSSAQCPAAHEELLADAVRLQPLLRESTLASEAMRKLPDEAINALTDAGFFRLLKPRRFGGVHARQRTMLEIAETLGQANASAAWLVSIAATAAVVARHGSEKAQSEIFGVPDSRIAGGLAPGSARRVDGGFSISGSWSYASGAPHADWASIGVVVPGQDGADMETFLCFVPASEVRLRDTWHTAGMRGTASQTLLAEEVFVPQHRAIAFGTLATGRISDSDSGYHLPLAPMAALLLLGPLLGLGQAAADLVLQTAPSKSLSNTSFAHQSDSAGVQIQVAEAKLKLRTARLHAYEVADALDAGEIVNGEAGYPLRALVRAQCGYAARQVLEAIQTLINVHGAGSFADSSAMQQYWRDANVAARHAALNSFVGYEIYGKSLLGVSERIAPLV; encoded by the coding sequence ATGACTACATCATCAGCACAGTGTCCCGCAGCACACGAGGAGCTGTTGGCGGATGCGGTGCGATTGCAGCCGCTGCTTCGCGAAAGCACGTTGGCAAGTGAAGCCATGCGCAAGCTGCCGGACGAAGCGATTAATGCGCTGACCGACGCCGGCTTCTTTCGCTTGCTCAAGCCGCGTCGATTCGGGGGAGTGCACGCCCGGCAACGGACGATGCTCGAGATCGCTGAAACGCTCGGCCAGGCAAATGCATCGGCGGCGTGGCTGGTGAGCATCGCAGCCACGGCCGCGGTCGTGGCGCGGCATGGTTCGGAGAAGGCCCAATCCGAGATCTTCGGTGTGCCCGACTCCCGGATCGCCGGCGGGCTGGCCCCGGGCAGCGCGCGACGCGTGGATGGCGGATTCTCGATCAGCGGAAGCTGGTCATACGCATCGGGCGCCCCGCATGCCGACTGGGCATCGATTGGCGTCGTGGTGCCCGGTCAGGACGGCGCCGACATGGAGACGTTCCTGTGTTTCGTGCCCGCGTCCGAAGTGCGGCTGCGCGACACCTGGCACACGGCCGGCATGCGCGGTACCGCAAGTCAAACATTGTTGGCCGAAGAGGTGTTCGTGCCGCAACACCGCGCGATCGCATTCGGCACGCTGGCGACCGGACGGATATCGGACAGTGACTCCGGGTATCACCTGCCGTTGGCTCCGATGGCCGCCCTGCTTCTCTTGGGGCCGTTGCTCGGTCTCGGTCAGGCGGCCGCGGACCTGGTGCTTCAAACGGCTCCGTCGAAGTCGCTGTCCAACACATCTTTTGCCCACCAGAGTGATTCGGCGGGAGTGCAGATACAGGTCGCCGAGGCGAAGCTCAAGCTGCGGACCGCCAGGCTGCACGCCTACGAGGTCGCCGACGCATTGGACGCGGGTGAGATCGTCAACGGCGAGGCTGGGTACCCACTTCGTGCTCTGGTGCGCGCGCAGTGTGGCTATGCCGCCCGGCAAGTGCTCGAAGCGATACAGACGCTGATCAATGTTCACGGCGCGGGTAGCTTCGCCGATTCCAGTGCGATGCAGCAGTATTGGCGCGACGCCAACGTCGCCGCGCGCCACGCCGCATTGAATTCCTTTGTCGGTTACGAGATCTACGGAAAGTCGCTGCTGGGCGTGTCCGAACGCATTGCCCCGCTGGTGTGA